The following is a genomic window from Neodiprion lecontei isolate iyNeoLeco1 chromosome 4, iyNeoLeco1.1, whole genome shotgun sequence.
ttttttttgacatcttcctatttttttgtaaaaaaaactgccaaaaaaaaatgctaaaatcgatactttttgttcaaaccggcgccatttttgcaaaaaaaaaaaaaaagaaaaaagcttccatagcacgaaagccaattatataccgatcaataatctttttgtgttttttgtctcagatcaaaattgtgacccccaaTGTGGCcaccacatccaagtgcattttctgcaacaattgtttcatcatttttatagatactaattaataaataaatcgatctttaaaaaattgttttgtattcttcaatacccaattaatatacaaaaaaaaaaccagaccgattagattattttttctttaaaaaaaaaaatcgcgaaaaacagcgatttttcgggctgtcacactggaaagcccCCTTAATGCCCTGCAAGAATATgcttgaagatttttttcaacccaaaCGCTTCAATAGTTACggcatttttaatgaaaaaaatttttttttttttgcatattattCAAGTGGGAATTTTCAGATGGTCAGCGAtaccttttaaaattttgctacaaatttttccaaacggaaatcttttttttctcagtaaataGATCCTCTTAAGACCGTAGATTCGAtaggttaatttttttggctcaccctaatatatatacctatatcaatgtataggtatgtgtatACCTACGGCGCGTTTTCGTGGATGCGCACCATCAGGTTTACCCTTGACAAACAAGTCCGCTGTTTATTTGTCGGCACGCGGCTGATGCGATACTCGGAGCTGCTCAGAATGGACTTATACTCTCAATTGTCTATAATTATAAGGGTTCCCCTGGTGCGCGTCAACAAAAACGCATGGTATACCGACACTCAGCAAATCAAATTCTTTCGCGCCTTACGATCAGTGTCGATATTACAATATGATGTGGCAGGGACAGAACACGATTTCTTTTCAAGAAGTACCGCGCATTCGTCCTTCCGAACAATACTTTTCCCAACGTTTACTTCTTTCAAGTCGATTGTCAGTACTTCGCTAGCTAGCTCGGTCGGCGGCGTCAAGTGGtgttaataatataaatttgacgCCACAATAAAGCATCGATCGATCCATCGGAGAAAGTGATTTTAGACATTTTACATTGGTCCAGAACTCGGTCGTACCGGTTCGTTTCGCTAGGTATCCGATTTTTCACCGCACGAGTGAAGAGctgcatgtataataaataatcgccGTAAACTCCGTACACAGTTTCAGCCTCAACCGCGACAATTGTCCTTTCTCCCAGCCCCGATTAACGTGCGAGAGCCACCGATACGGCAGGTAGTGCAATTAGGATTCAAACTTCGAAAGCGACAGGGCCACCCGGGCAGGGATTGAGCTGATTAAAGATTGACCAATTCGAAGGCCAGTGTGTTTAAGACAGTCAAGTCGGAGCCTAACGAACGAGATTCACTTGACTGCGAACTTTCTCAATACGCGTGTGTTGCATTTACTTACGCGCTGGTACAGCGTAGTTGGCTACATAGGTATAGGTGTAATTTCATACAAGCGTGCGTAAAGGTTACAGGGTCGAGATTCCGACGCGCGTTGCGTCTATCGTGTATAAGGTTCTAACGTGACCAAGATTTGCGCCAAGTTCGTCAAACCCGTAACGATTTTAGAAAACCATTACAGTACTGCACACCGCACCGATCGGCGCAGTTATGCTTTTGGCTATTCATCAAGCTGGTCAATATTTCGTGAAATTCGCGATTGAACTAGTTTTTACGAAGTATGCGATATTGACGACGCTCGCTCGGATGTTTAACGGAGCAAACTTGCACGTTTGATTTAACCCGCGAATGATGAACGTATTGCTACGTGTTTGTCTTCGCGTCGTTTTTAGTTCAGCTAGAATAACGAGAAGAAACTGGGAGCGACGATCGCATCGTAAGAAAAGAGGACACGTGGGTTCAGGCGACGACAATGACAAGAGCGCAGTTACAAACAATTTACTTCGGGCAGAGGTTTGCCTACGGATCGAGAATACCTACCAGAAATCACGCTTACGTGACAATGTGTAGGGTAACCGTCCTCAAGCTGCCGGATGTAATGATAACCGCAATAATTCGATTGTTTGCGTCATACTCGTGATATCGATTCCGTCGCTATTgcacatatacgtatacaatttTCAGCATCTCTCCTTGCGGCGTCTAATCTCGTGCCTCGTTTTACGTGCAATGCAATTTGTTTAAAAGGTGAGATTCGAAGTGATGattctttttcaacaaaatcaacTCGTTACCAAGGCAACGTATATCGCATACCAGCGATAAAAGTGGAGCCTAAGTGCATGCGATTACCTCGTCTTGAAGTAATCTCCTAAATCCGTCCTTGTTATAACGAATGTTGCTGTTGACTATTTCGGAACACTCCTTCAACGTCACTGTTCTTCGACGCTCAATCAAGCACTCTTCTTCCATTATACTGATCTGACCGAAAGGCTTTTTCCGCGCACTGCACGTACGAGCCATGGCGCCGGTTGTGTTTGCTATAgatgtttttgaaattcggtATCTGCGATATGTATTTCGTTTCGTTATTCTTTGTAGTTATGTttgtagtttattttttattataccacAGGCACGGGTAGCACAGAGCCTGGTCGGGGTGGGCTTTACGGTGGGGAAGGAAAAGGGAGAGGGAATTTTGAAAGACACTTGCTAGTGGTTCTCCATTATATTCCAGGTGAAGGAGCGCGAAAAATTGCCGCGTGCGTTACTTCGCAGTGAAACATCAATGAATATAGGTCACACGAGTGGATGCATACACTTTTTATACTGTATTACATtatagtatatttttattatcggAGACAGAGTTTACCCGCGTATAGCGAAAGACTGAATGGAAAATATGTCTGCATCGGTAGCCGTGAATCGGTCGGTTGTTCGACAGGGGAATCTAGATTGTGTGTGGGGATAGACAACCTTTCACTTTTTGACAGCACCGACCGACCTGCTATGGTGGTAATGTAACTCAACATTCCATCTcaatgtgtgtgtgcgcgtgtaaAGATTTAGACAATAATTGAGAGCACAAGTGCGGGATTAGCCAAAAGTAAACAACTTATTGCTCGTACGTATGCAGTTGCGATATTGTTCAACATGTTTATCTCCGAAGGCGTTCAACAACCGTGTAAACGCTCTATATCGATGACATCGACGGATTGAGGTAAGTCAAAAGAGTGTATTAAAACGATcgacgaaaatttaatgtaatCCTATTGTTTCCTTTGACTGCAATCGAGACATAAACGACCGTGTTTAGGGATACGACCTACACATGTCTCACAATTAGATCGACCATGCGCATTGATTATAAGCACATAAGTGACATAAATGCGAATTAATGCACGGCAAGTGAGATGTCAATCGTAAAAAGTGTATTAATCAAAGTACAATGATTATGCCGAAAACGAAagagatattgaaaattgtggcggtaatttcgaaatgaaaaagaatacgaAATCCACTGCATCGAAACGGTGGAAAACTACCATCCTAAAATACCAAAACATTAAGCGCACCAATTATCACCGCCAAGCAGTTTTAAGGGGCCTCGAGCCCGTCCACCTATTGTGGAaggcaaaaaattaatacggGACTGGCTGCGGTATGAAATGAAAACGGCATAATAGTGTAGAGATAGCTTTCAAGTATCACCGTCAATTCGACATTGGTGGTAAATCCGCGGGAGAGGGGTGGGGGTGGAGAGGTGAGGAAAGTCGGTTATTTCGCGATCCATATAACGCGCGCCTGCGCCCCCGCAACAATTCGCCCTACAGTGCTGAGACGTTACTGGGGAATTGTCGTGGAAAGTCCGAATTTCGAGAGTGAGTAAAAGGGGGCGAGTAAAAATCACGGTAACCGTAGAATGTGCGAGGCCCGTCACGTCACGTGAACCAATGCGCTCACTCGCGCACGATACGTGTATAACGCAACTATCGAGGCATTCGAAGGAATTATATACCAGTCAAGGTTAGTACCGAGCAATTTCGTGATGCAAGTAGGCACTGAGACGTTGGCGTGTTACGTGTATATTATGCCCTGCCTGCGCTCCTTGTACGAGACGCTGCAGGGAGAGCGTGCAAGGTGCCTTGTAATTACGGGACGATGTCTGCATATCTCTGGGTTCGGAAGCGAGGCGAAGAGAAAAATGACAATGATCGAAACCTCGGTATCGGAGCTCCGTTCAGTTTCGCCTAATTCTTGAAACGTACTCGATACGTGCGcgcgtgaaagaaaaaaaaaaaaaaaaaaaaaaaccgaaccCTTACGCCACCCGTCCGtagtattataattataatgttGTCTTTTCAGAGATGTTGGTGCAGCGTATCAATGTCACTGACCCACTTTGATGCTTAACATTAATTAAACGGCCCCTCGGCCCACCCCGCGTCCTCCGCttcttttctctatttttcccgTCCTTTAATTCACGTTACACCTGCGAAAAGCTGCGCTTCGGTGAACTCtacaatattgtgaaaaacaCCCGCATCTTACGCGTGCGTGTCTACGGGCACCGTTGCGATTGTTTTAGATGTGGCTGGCAGTTTTCGCACTTCACTGGGGACTGCACGTGGCCTGGTCCTACAACGTCCTCTGCAACTTTAACACCATGTGCCTCTGCTGGGTTCAGGACGACGCCGATTATACCCAGATGGACGTAAGCTGCATGGGCGTGCCTTTCGCGCGTTTTCCCGGTGAGGACGTGACCCTCGTTACTTTCTCTCGAAAGAAATATCGTGAATCGCGTAACCTTTCaacgaatttgaaatgaaagaggcaaaaaatcaaacgagACTGCCGGTATGTTTCAGAGATACCGATTCGGTACGTAGCGCAGTTGGACATCGTGGGTTCCGGCATGCAAGTGTTGGAAAACGAGGCCCTGGTCAGCTCCTACGTGGAGGCACTCGGTCTAATGAGCAACCGTCTGATGCTCGTAGGGGAGAAATCGCTGTCGTgagtataaaatttgtttgtttttctattctcCGTCAAACAACTGCAATCACGTACGCCGTGAGTTTTCCATTAATTGGACCACACCCGGTAGCAAGGCGACCACAAGCGTACACCGTGTATAACGTGGGGCTCAATTTCGTGGGAATGGTAGCGAGCGCCGCAGGCAGGTCAGGTATAGCGTTACCGTCTGTGCCGGACTTGCTACAGGACTCTTTTAGTGGCcaaattcaatgaaaactCACTGTATACAATTCAAAATGCTGTacgaaatgtttttttatgtaatttttctaCTCACAGCGGAGTGGCGGACCACCTGAGATCGTTGGACCTGAGTTACAATTACTTAACGAAGGTGCCGCTCAAGGCGTtccgaaatttgaaaaagttgaCCTGGCTAAACATGCACAGGTGAATTGTGAAGACTTCGCGTTAAATGATACACCGTGCTTACTCGGGATACTGATTGTAAATaacgtacatacctatatctgTCACCCGGACCGACTGGACCGGCTGTAGGAGTGAGCCCGGCGGTAGCCAGGAAGTATACTCATTAGATGTTATCGTTGAAAATAAGCCCATTAACGATTCATCGTTACTCACGGCATTCCAGCGATTCTTGATGACGATGCTCGGCAGTGCTGCCTTGATAGCTCACTAAAAAAATGTGATTCTCAGTTTCAGCATGGTTGTAAACTAATGCCACCTGCCTAACTATATGCTCGAAGTATGTAGCAAATTTTTGTCTGAAGCGCGATAATATCTGGCATATCTTCCAAGTGTAACAGCACCATAGAATATTCATTTCAAGTCTGTTTGCGTTGTATGTGATATCCTACTTGGCATTTAGACTGGACATGGGTAAACGCCGTCGTGCCGTTATGAGCATGAATGCGATTGGTAACAACGTGTAAAACCCTGGCCAAATGAGAACGGACGGGAGagttaattcaattttttactcgcAAGCAAATCCTTAGGTGGTAGGCTTTCGTTGGTAACTAAAGTAAGTTTGGTTGAGAGCATGCATCCTTCACGGTAGTGTCCTCTGAGAACCTAGAGAATATAGTTGCTCCTGCGTGAGAGTTGAACAGATCGAGTTTTATTATACGATACTAAGTTGaagaataacattttttcgGTGTTGCCGAACCAGCGAGGGACGAGCTGGCGTTATGAAATTTGTGAATAGAAATATACGCGCCACGAAGATGGATATTGTAATCACTTCGAAATATTTCAGTAATTACTTGACGAGTTTGGATGGGAACTGGGGCCACCTGCCGAACACGCTAACCAACGTGTTCTTCGGGGACAACTCGATTGCCGAGCTACCGAACTGTTTCAAgcggttcaaatttttaatgtgGCTAAACCTGGACAACAACAATATCGAGCGCATCGAACCGTCCGCGCTACCACCGCGCATACAAACACTAAGTATGAACAACAACCTGATCAAAGAATTTCCAGCGAGCATTGGAAATCTGAAGGATTTGACATGGCTGTACCTGAGGGGAAACGACATGAAGACGTTGGTGCTGCCGCACTTCGAAAGCCCGAAATTAGAACTTATCGATGTAAGCGACAACTCGATAAGCACTATCAATTATACGAATAGCTACCCGACGCTGCAGATCCGGGACTTAAACATGGCCAGTAACAAACTGTCCTCACTCCCCGCCAGAATGTTCGAGAAGATAAACGTGCGGCGGTTGTACCTATCGTCGAACGACATAAGCGTGATCAATGTCAACGCGTTCGAGGGCCTTGAGGAGACCCTTGAATACctgaatttggaaaataacAACCTAATCGTGGTCCCCGAGGCGATACGCTCGATGAATCGCATTACGTACCTATACCTGGCAAACAACAAGGTATCAAATGTTTCGGATGAGAGTTTTCTCGGATTCGGCAATAACCTCCGTGCCTTGTCGATGGCCACAAACAACCTTAAGTACGTGCCTGTCGGGGCGCTAAGCGAGTGCAACAAACTGCTGCACTTGAACCTGGGCTACAATAACATTTTATCAATACAGCCGGGAGACTTCGAGTGGGCTACCAACCTGGAAATCCTACTGTTGCGTAACAATATGCTGAGTAAATTGAAACCGGAAACGTTTCGGGGCGCTAACAGGCTGAAGGAGCTCAGCCTCTCGTTCAACCACATTACGGAGTTGGACGATGACGCGTTCCTAGGACTCGAAGAGAGCCTGGAGATTCTGGAGCTGAGCTTTGCATTCGCGATGGACGTTTTCCCTCGTCACGCTCTCAAGCAGTTAAGGAATCTACTCTGGATGGTGCTGGACAACAACAATTTCCAGGTGCTCGACACAACCGCCTTCTACTCGTTCCAGAAACTGCGGTACGTCAACCTGGAGTCGAACAGGCTTCAGTACCTACCAGAGCAGATAATCCACTCGTCGATCCACCTCGAGCTTCGCGACGTCAAACTCGGCTATAATTTCCTCGAGACCATACCATCCAACACGTTCCACAACCTGACGGAGCTGCGGTCACTCGACTTGTCGGGCAACCGTATCCACTTTCTAACGTCATCGTCGATAAGCTCGTGCCGGAAATTGGTCACGGTATCCCTCGCGCAGAACAAAATAGCCCACCTAAGCCCCGGGACGTTCAGCCAGCTCGAGAGTCTCCAGTTCTTGCACCTCGAGTTCAACTACTTAGGCAAGCTTAACCTGGACTCGATCCATGAAAGTGGCAGCGACGATTTTACCCTGAACGTTTCTTTCAACGCCATCAGCTCAATTATTCCCGGGGACTTGCCCACCCTGCGACACCTGGACCTGAGCTTCAACAACATCACGTCTCTGCCCGGAACGGCGTTCAACGGCACACCGAATCTGAGAACCCTGGATTTACGCGGCAACTTTGTCACAGCGGTTGAGTCCGGCGCATTCACTTTGAAGCATCTAGAGTACCTGAACCTGCGGAACAACAAAATTCAAGTGCTGAGTAAGCAGGCGTTTTATGGTCTCGAAACGCTGCAGCAGCTCGACCTCAGCGGTAACAGTATAAACCAGTTAATGATGGAGCAgttcagaaatttaaaaaaactccGCGTACTCAACCTTGCGAGAAATAAAATCCGTTCCTTACCCAGGGACGTTTTTGAAGGCACCCAAATCGAAATACTCGACCTGAGTAACAACATATTCTATGTCGTTCCCTCGACATCGTTCGCCGAGGTCGGTTACACCCTGCGCGACCTCGACTTGGGAAACAATTTCATTGACCATCTCGACTCAGCCTCGTTTCCAACCTCCCTTCTGAACTCTCTAAATTTGGCCCACAACCGGCTGACTATACTACCCGACAACTCTTTCGTCGCACTTGGAAAACTGCTCACCTTGAATATTTCCCACAACAGTCTGCAGGCAAATTTCAAAGAGCTCTTCCACTACTTACCGGACCTGAGACAGCTATCCCTAGCCAAATGCAGTCTTGGAAAAGTGCCTATCCTACCCCTGGCCAATTTAAGTGTACTTGACCTGTCGCTCAATAGCATCAGCTCCATTTCTAATAACGATTTCCAGTACCTCGAGGAGCTGAGGACTTTGAGGCTCGTAAAAAATCTAGTCAAATTCATGCCCGGTGTCAGGCTTGACCATCTCAGGGAACTGGACGTCTCGGGGAACATTATAGAGGTAGTAATCAGTATTCTATTTAGGCCAAGTCCAACGGCAACGCGAGATGTTTTTTCCTATTTATCCGCAGGAACTGACGAAGGAAATGTTCTCAAGGTACCCAAGGCTGGAGAAGTTGAACATCAAGAATTTGAATAGCGTTCGAAGTGTAGAAAGGGACGCGCTGAGTCACTTGCGATACCTGAAATACCTTCAGGTGCAGACATGGCCGCAGGCGGAGGGATTTCACTTGCGGTTTCTGCTCAGCGGTCTGCCGTTGAAATTCGTGGAAATAGAGATAAAGGAAAACGTGCTAAAGCACCAGATAGAGAACGCGTTTTCGAAACAGCTCAAGGAACTCACAATAACCGGGAGTGACTTAGAGACCGTTACCTCGGAGGCATTCTCAACCATTGAAGGTGGCGAGCTTATACTTAGGATAAAAAACACCCGAGTACAGAGGTTCCAGtccgatatttttttgtcccTGACTAAACGACTCTCACAGCTGACTCTGGACCTGAGGGACAACCACATAAACGAGCTCAGCCCGTCAATAATATACGGAAATCTTTCGTGGGAAGCGGTGGGGACAAACATGGTGGCtggtgattaaattttttggccCTCCGTAACGAGTAAATACGGGATCTGTAGACATTTTTCTCCATCTTTTTCCCCGTTCGTGTTGACCACCtcaagaagatgaaaaatatgaaatttctcTTACAGGTGGCTTGCAGGTATCCGGCAACCCACTTGAATGCGACTGTGAGATCGCATGGCTGAGTCTCTGGCTCCGCAGATGGTTGAGGGAATCCCGACAAATTCACACAGCGTCGCAATCCGACGCTAGGCAATTACGGACGATGGCTGGGCGGGCCGTATGCACGGAGACGAAACCCTCCTATTCTTCCGATAAGGTCCTGCTAACGCTCGGGACGCCCCACACTGCCTGTCAGGCCTCTGCTCTGAGCTCTGGCCACTACCAACACGGAAGTACTTTGCATCGATTTCTCGGATTGTCCACCATACCGTTACTAGTTTACGTTAATATCTTGGATTAACCAAAACCTTGTGATATCTGTATGCCTATATTATTGTTCAAAGGTTCGCCAACATTTGCGTCACTGTGCGCGGGATGGTGGAATTTGTTTTCCTCTTTCCCTCTTCATTCGGTTTATTAATTGTTATTACGCCCCAGTGATAACAGTGATAGTAGAACTGTTTCAGGAATTTTGGAATCAAAGATGAAGCAGATGATAATTGCTACCCAGCTTAGTTCTTCCAACTTGAAACCATACACatctgtataatgtatgtacgtacatacgtcaCCGGGAGGATCTTAGAAGGTTAACGCTGCGCCTGCGAACGACGCATCGCCAGCAGATAGGCAACCGAAATTACATCTTACGTGCAGCAAAGCACCCGAGATTTAAGCTCAGTTGCCTGTCTGCCAGCGAGCGTCGTTCGCATCGTTAATTAACCTTTTAGGCATTGTCCCGGTACGTTATACCCACGGTCTTCTACACAGGTCTGGGTACTCCTATCTCATTACCGTTGAACGCCGCGTAATCTTGTTGAAGCTTGTGTCTCTTAGTTTTTGCACCAAAGACCGGAGCGTTGCAATCTCGGAGGCCGGTTACTACAAGTGCATGCCTATAATGGGTGCTTTCCATTTACTGACTCAAGTCGACTTGTGTCGCTATTTCTGGTGTAACCGGCCAATCTGGGCAAAGGAATACACCAGAAATAGCGACACAAGTCGACTCGAGTCAGTAAATGGAAAGCACCCAATAAGTGCCTCTACCACTACAAATGCATTGACCTCCCCCTAACTGGCGCTAGCGGCAAAAATGCGGCAAAAGTTCTCAACGTCGGTGTCACCTTCGCTACAATTTTAGAGACAGAGTGCCCACACCTGTGTCGAAGACCATGATTATGCCATACCAGCAGTTGTAACGATTGTATCAAAAGTTACCATACGGGAATATCGCGGGCAATTTGTCCAAGAAAATCACCACTTGTATTATCAACTACACGTTTTTCCAAGTATAACTTTCGCAGCAGTACCAGAaagaattaatattaatatgcACTGCTCTGTCATAAGTAGGTGTGACATTTGGGTAGGTGAATGTTTTCAAGGATGAGCCGGTGTGCGGTATTTCCGCACACGTAACACAAACACGACATAACAATGATCGACttttcgaaacaaaaaaaataaaaataaaaataaacaaaaaaaaaacattcgtgTCGAAACAGGCTATTTCAACCAACTTGTGTGAAATCATACGAACAAAaagctgaaaaataaaatttcacctaTTTGGTATTTGACTGATTCATTAGTTTGATTATTAGATTACATGAACTTGGCGCATTGTCATACTTCATCCTCATGCACAACGCAACGTGAATTAATTACCGCGCACAGTTTCCTGCAGAGTTTCTGTACCTTGATTTGCTTTTCAAGGGGGAGATTTTGTTCTTTCACTTTTCAGCCTTTGCTTCGAGCCGTACGTCGGTGAAACAGGTACCTACCGACAGCTGCTTTCCAAATGCAGGAAGCATGTTACCGCACGAGACGAACGTGGCTCGAGTGATAAATAACGACTGGTTGGGAATGGGGATCCTTTTCTGTGGCTCGTCCGCATCAACGAGCGTAAATCGCGGAGCACTGTAGATTTATTGTTAGTGTGAAATTTACGCTATACGATCAACACGGATGGAGACCGAGCAGCCGGATCTCGATTGGCTATGCTTGAGTTATTCGACAATTTCTTttacgtgattttttttttttctagaataTAATCCTTTTGTCGCATTGAAAACCAGGATTTTGTCATCATTCCCACGTGACATATCTTTCGCGTTT
Proteins encoded in this region:
- the LOC107218746 gene encoding chaoptin; its protein translation is MWLAVFALHWGLHVAWSYNVLCNFNTMCLCWVQDDADYTQMDVSCMGVPFARFPEIPIRYVAQLDIVGSGMQVLENEALVSSYVEALGLMSNRLMLVGEKSLSGVADHLRSLDLSYNYLTKVPLKAFRNLKKLTWLNMHSNYLTSLDGNWGHLPNTLTNVFFGDNSIAELPNCFKRFKFLMWLNLDNNNIERIEPSALPPRIQTLSMNNNLIKEFPASIGNLKDLTWLYLRGNDMKTLVLPHFESPKLELIDVSDNSISTINYTNSYPTLQIRDLNMASNKLSSLPARMFEKINVRRLYLSSNDISVINVNAFEGLEETLEYLNLENNNLIVVPEAIRSMNRITYLYLANNKVSNVSDESFLGFGNNLRALSMATNNLKYVPVGALSECNKLLHLNLGYNNILSIQPGDFEWATNLEILLLRNNMLSKLKPETFRGANRLKELSLSFNHITELDDDAFLGLEESLEILELSFAFAMDVFPRHALKQLRNLLWMVLDNNNFQVLDTTAFYSFQKLRYVNLESNRLQYLPEQIIHSSIHLELRDVKLGYNFLETIPSNTFHNLTELRSLDLSGNRIHFLTSSSISSCRKLVTVSLAQNKIAHLSPGTFSQLESLQFLHLEFNYLGKLNLDSIHESGSDDFTLNVSFNAISSIIPGDLPTLRHLDLSFNNITSLPGTAFNGTPNLRTLDLRGNFVTAVESGAFTLKHLEYLNLRNNKIQVLSKQAFYGLETLQQLDLSGNSINQLMMEQFRNLKKLRVLNLARNKIRSLPRDVFEGTQIEILDLSNNIFYVVPSTSFAEVGYTLRDLDLGNNFIDHLDSASFPTSLLNSLNLAHNRLTILPDNSFVALGKLLTLNISHNSLQANFKELFHYLPDLRQLSLAKCSLGKVPILPLANLSVLDLSLNSISSISNNDFQYLEELRTLRLVKNLVKFMPGVRLDHLRELDVSGNIIEELTKEMFSRYPRLEKLNIKNLNSVRSVERDALSHLRYLKYLQVQTWPQAEGFHLRFLLSGLPLKFVEIEIKENVLKHQIENAFSKQLKELTITGSDLETVTSEAFSTIEGGELILRIKNTRVQRFQSDIFLSLTKRLSQLTLDLRDNHINELSPSIIYGNLSWEAVGTNMVAGGLQVSGNPLECDCEIAWLSLWLRRWLRESRQIHTASQSDARQLRTMAGRAVCTETKPSYSSDKVLLTLGTPHTACQASALSSGHYQHGSTLHRFLGLSTIPLLVYVNILD